GGCGAGTTCGCCCTTTTCGGCGGCATCGAACAAGGCGAGCACATCGCCGTCATAAAGCGGGAGCACAATCTGGCATTCGGGGTCACCGAGACGGCAGTTGTATTCCACGACCTTCGGGCCCTTCGCAGTCACCATGATGCCCACGTAGAGCACGCCCGTGTAAGGCTTGCCTTCGGCGGCCATGCCCTTGAGGGTCGGTTCGATAATCTTCGACTTGACTTCGTCGAGGAGAGCGTCCGTCACCACCGGAGCCGGGCTGTAGGCGCCCATGCCACCCGTGTTCGGGCCCTTGTCGTCGTCAAAGACGCGCTTGTGGTCCTGGGCGGAGCTGAGGATCACGTAATCC
Above is a window of Fibrobacter sp. DNA encoding:
- a CDS encoding phosphoribosylglycinamide synthetase C domain-containing protein gives rise to the protein DYVILSSAQDHKRVFDDDKGPNTGGMGAYSPAPVVTDALLDEVKSKIIEPTLKGMAAEGKPYTGVLYVGIMVTAKGPKVVEYNCRLGDPECQIVLPLYDGDVLALFDAAEKGELAKLGAPKAPKGSSAIVVLASAGYPGSYEKGKVVTGIEEAEKNGAQVLHAGTKMVDGKLVTNGGRVFGVVGHGATLQEALDIAYAACEKVQFEGKFYRKDIGKKGLARLAK